In Desulfotignum phosphitoxidans DSM 13687, a single window of DNA contains:
- a CDS encoding flavocytochrome c, which produces MNIPWDDHADVVIVGSGAAGLSAAIEARQAGASVRVFEKMPLIGGNTRISDGGLSAPVNFMQKQRGVTDSPEQFYEDILRAGQGLNHPELVKCFARKASDAIDWTRFLGVRYSDRLDQFGGHSVPRTITIEHNAGHTIVKALKNRLDQLDGSIQTRHCLDRLITDRSGRVRGVQLTRRSPASATPPKPDPGSQPDNIRHIRADRAVVLATGGFGSDIAFRTCQAPRLDDTIGTTNHKGATAEGLVAALEIHAMPLHLSWIQLGPWGCADETGYGKGARFASYSVFPAGILVNPASGTRIVNEWADRRLRSEAIISACHACIGIVDHKGAQKELGSLASCLKTGKIRRFDTLSHLAAEFNMPAGCLEQTVAEYNQWTAQPGPDRFGKHPKKDTLPLETPPFYAIRLWPKVHYTPGGLQIDTRARVMDLCSRPIQGLFAAGEVTGGIHGAGRLGGCALTECIVFGRIAGQNASSTM; this is translated from the coding sequence ATGAACATCCCATGGGACGATCATGCCGATGTGGTGATTGTCGGCAGCGGTGCCGCCGGCCTGTCCGCTGCCATCGAAGCCCGGCAGGCCGGTGCATCGGTCCGGGTGTTTGAAAAAATGCCCCTGATCGGCGGCAACACCCGCATCAGCGACGGCGGGCTCTCCGCGCCTGTCAATTTCATGCAGAAACAACGGGGAGTGACGGATTCACCAGAACAGTTTTATGAAGATATCTTGCGGGCCGGACAGGGACTCAACCATCCGGAACTGGTGAAATGCTTCGCCCGGAAGGCCTCTGATGCCATTGACTGGACCCGTTTCCTGGGGGTGCGGTATAGCGACCGCCTGGACCAGTTCGGGGGCCATTCCGTGCCCCGGACCATCACCATTGAACACAACGCCGGGCATACGATTGTCAAAGCGCTGAAAAACAGACTGGATCAGCTGGATGGATCCATCCAAACCCGCCATTGCCTGGACCGCCTGATCACCGACCGCAGCGGGCGGGTCAGGGGTGTACAGTTGACCCGCCGGTCACCGGCCTCTGCAACGCCTCCAAAACCGGATCCGGGGAGTCAACCCGACAATATCCGGCACATTCGGGCGGACCGGGCCGTGGTACTGGCCACCGGCGGCTTTGGCAGTGATATCGCGTTCCGCACCTGCCAGGCCCCCCGCCTGGATGACACCATCGGCACCACCAACCACAAAGGGGCCACTGCCGAAGGATTGGTCGCCGCCCTGGAGATCCATGCCATGCCGCTCCACCTGTCCTGGATTCAGCTGGGTCCCTGGGGGTGTGCGGATGAAACCGGATACGGCAAAGGGGCCCGGTTCGCTTCCTACAGTGTATTTCCGGCCGGTATCCTGGTGAACCCGGCTTCCGGTACCAGAATCGTCAATGAATGGGCTGACCGCCGGCTCAGAAGTGAAGCGATAATTTCTGCCTGCCATGCCTGTATCGGCATCGTGGATCACAAAGGCGCTCAAAAAGAATTGGGTAGCCTTGCGTCCTGTCTGAAAACCGGTAAAATCCGCCGGTTTGACACCCTTTCCCATCTGGCCGCTGAATTCAATATGCCGGCCGGATGCCTTGAACAGACTGTGGCGGAATACAATCAATGGACGGCCCAACCCGGTCCTGACCGGTTCGGCAAACACCCGAAAAAAGACACCCTTCCCCTGGAAACCCCGCCGTTTTACGCCATCCGCCTGTGGCCCAAGGTCCATTACACCCCGGGCGGCCTGCAGATCGACACCCGAGCCCGGGTGATGGATTTATGTTCCCGGCCGATCCAGGGACTGTTTGCCGCCGGCGAGGTCACGGGCGGCATTCACGGTGCCGGCCGGCTGGGGGGATGCGCCCTGACCGAATGTATCGTGTTCGGCCGCATCGCCGGTCAAAATGCCTCTTCCACCATGTAA
- a CDS encoding (Fe-S)-binding protein, which yields METAILEKDTELSRLLNRLNQGDNIDECLTCGICNSRCTWFDQPGGPVPRQIVRMALLGLEKELVDSRMLWDCLICNRCTQDCPMGIDMDQVVIRARGLTAAKDQIPEDIGKGIEHRLAHRNVNGLTTEEFVDTVEWIDEEFADDMEDPKARVLHDQPDCKFLYLPNPRELGVNPLHLTAMAKLFYAMGETWTLSSDHTDVTNWGYFVGDDEVEEQIARRVVETAEALNIDTLVLSECGHAYHVLKCRLTQLLGREPAFRIISMPELCVEYAKKGVLKFDPTVYPYEIAYHDPCNIARKSGGYDAPRELLAMCCKGVRELVPNRENGVCCGGGGGMLQDSDTTKKRMITGKPKADQMRATGLEHLATACLSCHRQLGELSTHYELGMKVDTVAALASECLVL from the coding sequence ATGGAAACAGCCATCCTTGAAAAAGACACGGAACTGAGCCGGCTTCTCAACCGGCTGAACCAGGGGGACAATATTGATGAATGCCTGACCTGCGGCATCTGCAACTCCCGGTGCACCTGGTTTGACCAGCCCGGCGGCCCGGTACCCCGGCAGATCGTGCGCATGGCTTTGCTGGGACTGGAAAAGGAACTGGTGGACTCCCGGATGCTCTGGGACTGCCTGATCTGTAACCGATGCACCCAGGACTGCCCCATGGGTATTGATATGGACCAGGTGGTGATCCGGGCTCGGGGCCTGACTGCGGCCAAAGACCAGATCCCTGAAGATATCGGAAAGGGCATTGAGCACCGGCTGGCACACAGGAATGTCAACGGGCTGACAACCGAAGAATTTGTGGACACCGTGGAATGGATCGATGAAGAATTTGCCGATGACATGGAAGATCCCAAAGCCCGGGTTCTCCATGATCAGCCGGATTGCAAATTTTTATACCTGCCCAATCCCAGAGAACTGGGCGTCAATCCGCTGCATCTGACCGCCATGGCCAAACTGTTCTATGCCATGGGGGAAACCTGGACCCTGTCCAGTGATCATACCGATGTCACCAACTGGGGATATTTTGTGGGCGATGACGAGGTGGAAGAACAGATCGCCCGCCGGGTGGTGGAAACGGCTGAAGCCCTGAACATCGACACCCTGGTTTTAAGTGAATGCGGCCATGCCTATCATGTGCTCAAATGCAGGCTTACCCAACTGCTGGGCAGAGAACCGGCGTTCCGCATCATCAGCATGCCGGAGCTGTGTGTGGAATATGCGAAAAAAGGGGTTCTCAAGTTTGATCCAACGGTTTATCCCTATGAAATCGCGTATCACGACCCCTGCAATATCGCCCGGAAATCCGGCGGATATGATGCCCCCAGAGAACTTTTGGCCATGTGCTGCAAAGGGGTCCGGGAACTGGTTCCCAACAGGGAGAACGGGGTCTGCTGCGGCGGCGGTGGCGGCATGCTCCAGGATTCCGACACCACAAAAAAACGCATGATCACCGGCAAGCCCAAGGCGGATCAGATGCGGGCCACAGGCCTGGAACACCTGGCCACGGCCTGCCTGTCATGTCACCGCCAGCTGGGGGAACTGTCCACCCATTACGAGCTGGGCATGAAAGTGGACACCGTGGCGGCCCTGGCTTCGGAATGCCTGGTGCTGTAA
- a CDS encoding hydrogenase iron-sulfur subunit, which produces MTHSSDSVLVLGGGIAGMAAAQTLGDSNVQVHLVEAADHLGGNAASWACMATDECRQCGACLADDMVHQTGGHPHISVHLNTTLERVEKTGDKFAARLTSGETLTPARIILATGFTPFDPTVLPSLQFANQDKVITTARLNQMLKAETLTGFLGNIAQPKIAFIQCVGSRNRTLDRDFCSQVCCKISLRHSDKLLHLLPDADITLFHMDLQTIGKETRCLAADLSTRMTLAQGVPAEILTDPDTDRLQVIVEDPDAGTRVARTFDLVVLSIGMSPSEELDRLAGQLNVRPNLWGFFNTPDASLAHGIHAAGCAAGPKDILGSRQEGWTAGAAVLRELGHDPAQKADILVWGNGTEADTIARSLAKNGHTTVCFGRGKAADGLTFMDPGRILSVDGTAGRFIVRYEQEGGRNTLTCRAIIAAPAPEYWTLADHAALSKALDLTAFAGTPAGQLPEQIAILLDYLTPETKAGSRLALNTALEARNAGRKITVIMNKMLVHGAQGQQIYDQARKAGVKFLRYNAAEDIQIQKTDTGFSLTLNEATLPGTPVTLHCNQLVIPKVPVTSPGIDNAARLLRQEKDREGFLQSPNVRHRLTRSPRKGIYFAGPAHDDVDDTDLAAELDGIMADLDFPGPAQNAGVEINQKKCAQCLTCLRICPHQAIFLNEKDRPEIIPDACFGCHLCVVNCPALAIESATCAPAQVAEETGKGQTVILACQRSAALAAGPLTLPDPVRLISVPCASSAGVNLMLKLLVDGAAKVIVAGCHDGNCRSMNGSIKARKEVSRLLSLPGIPPDKVSWHSVAANETQRFARIISDTRIS; this is translated from the coding sequence ATGACACACTCTTCTGACAGTGTTCTGGTTTTAGGAGGCGGCATTGCCGGTATGGCGGCGGCCCAGACGCTGGGAGACAGCAATGTTCAGGTCCATCTGGTGGAAGCGGCCGATCACTTAGGGGGAAATGCCGCCTCCTGGGCCTGCATGGCCACGGATGAATGCCGGCAGTGCGGGGCCTGCCTGGCCGATGACATGGTTCACCAGACCGGCGGTCACCCACATATTTCCGTGCATCTGAACACGACTTTGGAACGGGTGGAGAAAACCGGCGACAAATTCGCCGCCCGCCTGACATCCGGGGAGACTTTGACCCCTGCCCGGATCATTCTGGCCACCGGATTCACCCCGTTTGATCCGACTGTTCTGCCCAGCCTTCAATTTGCCAACCAGGACAAAGTCATCACCACAGCCCGGCTGAACCAGATGCTCAAGGCGGAAACCCTGACCGGTTTTCTGGGAAACATCGCCCAGCCAAAAATCGCCTTCATCCAGTGTGTCGGCTCCAGAAACCGGACACTGGACCGGGATTTCTGCTCCCAGGTCTGCTGTAAAATTTCCCTGCGCCATTCGGACAAACTGCTGCATCTGCTGCCGGACGCAGACATCACTCTGTTTCATATGGACTTGCAGACCATCGGCAAAGAAACCCGTTGCCTGGCAGCGGATCTTTCCACCCGGATGACCCTGGCCCAGGGAGTTCCCGCGGAAATCCTCACAGATCCGGACACGGACCGGCTGCAGGTCATTGTGGAAGATCCGGACGCAGGCACCAGAGTCGCCAGAACCTTTGACCTGGTGGTTTTGTCCATCGGTATGTCCCCATCAGAAGAACTGGACCGGCTGGCCGGTCAATTAAATGTCCGTCCGAACCTTTGGGGCTTTTTCAATACCCCGGATGCTTCCCTGGCCCACGGCATCCATGCGGCCGGATGCGCCGCGGGTCCCAAAGATATCCTGGGGTCCCGGCAGGAGGGCTGGACAGCTGGCGCAGCCGTTTTAAGAGAGCTGGGGCATGATCCTGCCCAAAAAGCGGATATCCTGGTGTGGGGGAACGGCACTGAGGCGGATACCATCGCCCGGAGCCTGGCAAAAAACGGTCACACCACGGTCTGTTTCGGCCGGGGCAAGGCGGCGGATGGCCTCACATTCATGGATCCGGGCAGAATCCTGAGTGTGGACGGCACCGCCGGGCGGTTCATCGTGCGGTACGAACAGGAAGGAGGGCGAAACACCCTGACATGCCGGGCCATCATCGCGGCCCCGGCACCGGAATACTGGACCCTTGCCGACCATGCAGCTTTAAGCAAGGCCCTGGATCTCACCGCGTTCGCCGGCACCCCGGCCGGACAACTGCCGGAACAGATCGCTATCCTGCTGGATTATTTAACCCCTGAAACCAAAGCCGGATCACGTCTCGCACTGAACACAGCCCTGGAAGCCCGGAACGCCGGCCGCAAAATCACGGTGATCATGAATAAAATGCTGGTTCACGGGGCCCAGGGCCAACAGATATATGATCAGGCCCGCAAGGCCGGGGTCAAATTTCTCAGATACAACGCGGCGGAAGATATTCAGATCCAAAAAACAGACACCGGATTTTCCCTGACCCTGAATGAGGCCACCCTGCCAGGCACCCCCGTCACCCTGCACTGCAATCAACTGGTGATCCCCAAAGTGCCTGTAACCAGCCCCGGGATTGACAACGCGGCCCGGCTGCTCAGGCAGGAAAAAGACAGGGAAGGATTTCTCCAGTCCCCCAATGTCCGCCACCGCCTGACCCGAAGCCCCAGAAAAGGCATCTATTTTGCGGGACCTGCCCATGATGACGTGGATGATACCGATCTTGCAGCTGAACTGGACGGCATCATGGCGGATCTGGACTTTCCCGGTCCCGCTCAGAATGCCGGCGTGGAGATCAATCAGAAAAAATGTGCCCAGTGCCTGACCTGTCTTCGCATCTGTCCCCACCAGGCCATTTTTCTCAATGAAAAAGACCGGCCAGAAATCATCCCGGACGCCTGTTTCGGATGCCATTTGTGCGTGGTCAACTGTCCGGCCCTGGCCATTGAATCCGCCACGTGCGCCCCGGCCCAGGTCGCTGAAGAGACCGGAAAAGGCCAGACCGTGATTCTGGCCTGTCAGCGGTCGGCAGCACTGGCCGCAGGCCCGTTGACTCTGCCGGACCCGGTCCGGTTGATATCGGTTCCCTGCGCCAGCAGTGCCGGTGTAAACCTGATGCTCAAGCTGCTGGTCGACGGTGCTGCCAAAGTGATCGTGGCCGGGTGCCATGACGGCAACTGCCGGTCCATGAACGGCAGCATCAAGGCCCGGAAAGAGGTTTCCCGGCTGTTATCCCTGCCCGGCATCCCCCCGGACAAAGTGTCCTGGCATTCAGTGGCCGCCAATGAAACACAAAGATTCGCCCGCATCATTTCCGACACCCGGATTTCATAA
- a CDS encoding DUF6178 family protein — translation MNEKSVNTPTDHHLTNRQNRELKLRSQRSQILKMDSESALDAVLDGPAPATLIQSFPDQDLYFLMHQIGPSDFIPVLSLAASEQWEYILDVEVWDGDRLDTRIMTRAFNLLFKADPERFLRWIIMEKPDYFEFYLSRHMDIFIREHDEVPPEDFDDYMTMDDKFYFRFPETTKEEDPDPDEEMPLSEETQASELIDAMVRKLAEMDLSVFHGLMLETMNVLPAETEEEQFRLKTIRLAEKGFLPFHEAIGIYQPTPLTTLRKRPKTIVFSSDPFDPDLPLPPQCFTQFLAGDDLFVKALALVPADFMLTLESELAALVNKVISADRLKIRDTKNLEKIIRKTTAFLSLGLESMLEKNISLESAADLIQTYYLEDLFRTGSRAGVQLKTAVHNWYRHSFILQQNLPLSFLGETFLGVMGGLLLDRPLYFDNYQTGELYRHFASLSDIQITREAVDRIMGIDRLLARLNPDISSFKKGVLTYKSLILTLWAKDRLGLAPDLSPIDMAAFKPFFTALFTEDPGLKPTASREPDTKPDLPGPEHSSDIRAEDLALWASETIGSELPDPVTDLLRELVNEIREEYATVHPDRIDPRFMPHFLLKRG, via the coding sequence ATGAATGAAAAATCTGTCAACACCCCCACAGACCATCACCTGACCAACCGGCAGAACCGGGAACTCAAACTGAGATCCCAGCGCAGCCAAATTTTGAAAATGGATTCAGAATCCGCTCTGGATGCGGTTCTGGATGGTCCGGCCCCCGCCACCCTGATCCAGTCATTTCCGGATCAGGACCTGTATTTTCTCATGCACCAGATCGGACCCTCGGATTTCATCCCGGTGCTGTCTTTAGCTGCTTCCGAGCAGTGGGAATATATTCTGGATGTGGAAGTATGGGACGGGGACCGGCTGGACACAAGGATCATGACCAGGGCGTTCAACCTGCTTTTCAAGGCGGACCCGGAACGGTTCCTGCGCTGGATCATCATGGAAAAGCCCGATTATTTCGAATTTTACCTGTCCCGGCACATGGACATATTTATCCGGGAGCATGATGAAGTTCCACCCGAAGATTTTGACGATTACATGACTATGGATGACAAGTTCTACTTCCGGTTTCCTGAAACAACAAAAGAGGAAGATCCGGATCCGGACGAGGAGATGCCTTTGTCCGAGGAGACCCAGGCTTCGGAGCTCATCGATGCCATGGTCCGGAAACTGGCGGAAATGGACCTGTCTGTGTTTCATGGGTTAATGCTGGAAACCATGAATGTCCTGCCCGCAGAAACCGAAGAGGAACAGTTTCGTCTCAAAACCATCCGCCTGGCGGAAAAAGGATTTCTGCCGTTTCATGAGGCCATCGGTATTTACCAGCCCACGCCTCTCACCACGCTGCGCAAACGCCCGAAAACTATAGTTTTTTCTTCTGACCCCTTTGACCCGGACCTGCCGCTGCCTCCCCAGTGCTTTACCCAGTTTCTGGCCGGTGACGACCTGTTTGTCAAAGCTTTGGCGCTGGTACCGGCCGATTTCATGCTCACCCTGGAATCGGAACTGGCCGCTTTGGTCAACAAGGTGATCTCCGCAGACCGCCTCAAAATCCGGGACACAAAAAACCTGGAAAAAATCATCCGGAAAACCACTGCTTTTCTGAGCCTGGGACTGGAATCCATGCTTGAAAAAAATATCAGCCTGGAAAGCGCGGCAGATCTGATTCAAACCTATTATCTGGAAGATCTTTTCCGGACCGGGTCCCGGGCCGGGGTCCAGCTGAAAACCGCCGTGCACAACTGGTACAGACACAGTTTTATCCTTCAGCAGAACCTGCCTTTGAGCTTTCTGGGAGAAACTTTTTTAGGCGTCATGGGCGGTCTGCTGCTGGACCGGCCCCTGTATTTTGACAATTACCAGACCGGTGAACTGTACCGGCATTTTGCCTCTTTGTCCGACATTCAGATCACCCGTGAGGCTGTGGACCGGATCATGGGCATTGATCGCCTCCTGGCCCGGCTGAACCCGGACATTTCCTCATTTAAAAAAGGGGTGCTCACTTACAAAAGCCTGATTCTCACCCTGTGGGCCAAAGACCGCTTAGGGCTGGCCCCGGACCTGTCTCCCATAGACATGGCTGCATTCAAGCCGTTTTTCACGGCTCTGTTTACCGAAGATCCCGGTCTGAAACCCACGGCATCCCGTGAGCCGGACACGAAACCTGACCTCCCGGGCCCGGAACATTCTTCGGACATCCGGGCCGAGGACCTGGCTCTGTGGGCATCTGAAACCATCGGCAGCGAATTGCCCGATCCGGTCACGGATCTGCTCAGGGAACTGGTTAACGAAATCCGGGAAGAATATGCCACCGTTCACCCGGACCGCATCGACCCGCGGTTCATGCCCCATTTTCTGCTGAAACGTGGTTAA
- a CDS encoding B12-binding domain-containing radical SAM protein, producing the protein MKLLFVNPVCLDPRITDADATVVPVGLYYLAAQMLNTGYEAAILNLAQADVKDPEAVFAAAVESQHPDVIGFSVTNPTRLSAMSLARTARQIRPRTVIVFGGPAPTFMADYFFSACPELDVIVKGEGEQTLLALVQILAGETGKTDPKICLDLSRIPGLVFRDGNKITDTGPALLIQDLDRLAHPSRYFAFQHLAMSRGCPGACTFCGSPLFWGTRNVRFHSPEWFFEEIRTLADKGISHFYISDDTFTMDRDRVMDLCRKLIHADLNITWHAISRVDRVDPPLLAMMRKAGCIQISYGVESGSDTIKKRLGKPVPNSLAVQAFRRTAAAGMIPRAYFIYGSPGETKNTIQESIDLLMQLQPLGAIFYMLVTFPGTRLYEQAQKTGRVSDEIWHKKIEDLPWFEVDDHLDFDQVKQFGNALRSTFYDHLPEFAANIELMNDPSLYPYHADFLSRLGMTFSHGDYSTDDRIRNPDGTAQTLFEKALSYHPDLRAFLGLGMLFLKHKQMDPALQILDQGQNHFPGSKDLVLCKGICLMNQHRFAGALACLSPFEQHPDVRYYLAICQKELETDHE; encoded by the coding sequence ATGAAACTGCTGTTTGTCAATCCGGTATGTCTGGATCCACGCATCACAGATGCGGATGCCACGGTGGTGCCTGTGGGTCTGTACTACCTGGCGGCCCAGATGCTGAATACCGGGTATGAGGCGGCCATCCTCAACCTGGCCCAGGCCGATGTCAAGGATCCCGAGGCGGTGTTCGCTGCGGCAGTTGAATCACAACATCCGGATGTCATCGGTTTTTCCGTGACCAATCCCACCCGGTTATCGGCCATGTCCCTGGCCCGGACCGCCCGACAGATTCGGCCCCGGACCGTGATCGTGTTCGGTGGGCCGGCCCCCACATTCATGGCGGATTATTTTTTTTCCGCCTGCCCGGAACTGGATGTCATTGTCAAAGGCGAAGGAGAGCAGACCCTCCTGGCCCTGGTTCAAATCCTGGCCGGGGAGACCGGCAAAACTGATCCAAAGATTTGTTTGGATCTCAGCCGGATTCCGGGGCTGGTGTTCCGGGACGGAAACAAAATCACGGATACCGGACCGGCCCTGCTGATCCAGGATCTGGACCGGCTGGCGCACCCGTCCCGGTATTTTGCGTTTCAACACCTGGCCATGTCAAGGGGGTGTCCGGGGGCCTGCACGTTCTGCGGATCCCCTCTGTTTTGGGGTACCCGGAATGTCCGGTTTCATTCCCCGGAATGGTTCTTTGAAGAGATCCGGACACTGGCCGACAAAGGGATTTCCCATTTCTATATCAGTGACGACACCTTTACCATGGACCGGGACCGGGTCATGGATTTATGCCGAAAACTGATCCATGCCGATTTAAACATCACCTGGCACGCCATTTCCCGGGTGGACCGCGTGGACCCGCCCCTGCTGGCCATGATGCGCAAAGCCGGTTGCATTCAAATCAGCTATGGGGTGGAATCCGGGTCAGATACCATCAAGAAACGCCTGGGAAAACCGGTTCCCAATTCTCTGGCGGTGCAGGCATTCCGCCGGACCGCTGCCGCCGGCATGATCCCCCGGGCCTATTTCATCTACGGGTCGCCCGGTGAAACAAAAAACACCATCCAGGAGAGCATTGATCTGCTGATGCAGCTTCAGCCTTTAGGCGCGATATTCTACATGCTGGTGACATTTCCGGGCACCCGGCTGTACGAACAGGCCCAAAAAACCGGCCGGGTCAGCGATGAGATCTGGCATAAAAAAATTGAAGATCTGCCCTGGTTTGAAGTGGATGACCACCTGGATTTTGATCAGGTCAAACAGTTCGGAAATGCCTTAAGATCCACATTTTATGACCATCTGCCTGAGTTTGCCGCAAATATCGAACTGATGAATGACCCGTCCCTGTATCCATATCATGCGGATTTTTTATCCCGGCTGGGCATGACCTTTTCCCACGGCGATTACAGCACCGATGACCGCATCCGAAATCCGGACGGCACGGCACAAACGCTGTTTGAAAAAGCGTTGTCCTATCACCCGGATCTCCGGGCCTTTCTGGGACTGGGCATGCTTTTTCTCAAACACAAACAAATGGATCCGGCCTTACAGATTCTTGACCAGGGCCAGAATCATTTTCCCGGCAGCAAAGACCTGGTTCTTTGCAAAGGCATCTGCCTGATGAATCAGCACCGGTTTGCCGGTGCTCTGGCCTGCCTGTCCCCTTTTGAACAACATCCGGATGTCCGGTATTATCTGGCCATCTGCCAAAAAGAACTGGAAACCGACCATGAATGA
- a CDS encoding DEAD/DEAH box helicase: MSFQHLGLCAPLLRAVEAQGHTTPTPIQEKAIPKVLQGSDILAGAKTGTGKTAAFALPILQHLDQDKTNTRLPRALILTPTRELAAQVENDFKAYGRFLSLRTAVVFGGVNINPQIRQFQKGVDILVATPGRLLDHVGRKTLDLSQVTCLVLDEADRMLDMGFIHDIRKVIRCLPAKRQSMLFSATYTREIRNLADGLLKNPVQIEVSPGNTAPQAIDQEVYQVSQDGKRDLLSGLIRDGSWHQTLVFTRTKHRANRLTKQLLSDGITAAAIHGNKSQAARTRALADFKSGTVQTLVATDIAARGLDIKHLPHVVNFDLPHVAEDYIHRIGRTGRAGERGEALSLVSGDEQGLLANIQRLLKKQLPVRQTPVTEARKISESTAQGRPVSEAVKPRQAPQKTRVKSAPAKPDKNRRPQHTSWLPTGLKPKRQAAAWSSV; this comes from the coding sequence ATGTCGTTTCAACACCTGGGGCTTTGCGCCCCTTTGCTCCGTGCCGTTGAGGCACAGGGACACACCACCCCCACACCCATTCAGGAAAAAGCCATCCCCAAGGTACTGCAAGGATCAGATATCCTTGCCGGTGCCAAAACCGGTACCGGGAAAACAGCGGCCTTTGCTTTGCCCATTCTTCAGCACCTGGACCAGGACAAAACAAACACCCGGCTGCCCAGAGCATTGATTCTGACCCCGACCCGGGAACTGGCCGCTCAAGTGGAAAATGATTTCAAAGCCTATGGCCGCTTTCTGTCCCTTCGCACGGCCGTGGTTTTCGGCGGGGTCAACATCAATCCCCAGATCCGGCAGTTCCAGAAAGGCGTGGATATCCTGGTGGCCACGCCGGGACGGCTCCTGGATCATGTGGGCAGAAAAACCCTGGATCTTTCCCAGGTCACCTGCCTGGTCCTGGATGAGGCGGACCGCATGCTGGACATGGGGTTTATCCATGATATCCGTAAAGTGATCAGATGTTTGCCGGCCAAACGCCAGAGCATGCTGTTTTCCGCCACCTATACCCGGGAAATCCGGAACCTGGCGGACGGGCTGCTGAAAAACCCGGTCCAAATTGAAGTGTCGCCCGGCAACACCGCGCCCCAGGCCATTGATCAGGAGGTATACCAGGTCTCCCAGGACGGCAAACGCGATCTTCTGTCCGGTTTGATCCGGGACGGCAGCTGGCACCAGACCCTGGTGTTTACCCGCACCAAACACCGGGCCAACCGGCTGACCAAACAACTGCTCAGCGACGGCATTACCGCAGCGGCCATCCACGGCAATAAAAGCCAGGCCGCCCGGACACGGGCGCTGGCGGATTTCAAAAGCGGGACCGTTCAGACGCTGGTGGCCACGGACATTGCGGCCCGGGGGTTGGATATCAAGCATCTGCCCCATGTGGTCAATTTTGATCTGCCCCATGTGGCTGAAGATTACATTCACCGCATCGGGCGTACCGGCCGGGCTGGTGAAAGAGGCGAAGCCCTGTCTCTGGTGAGCGGTGACGAACAGGGACTTTTGGCCAATATTCAGCGGCTGCTTAAAAAACAGCTGCCGGTCAGACAGACTCCGGTTACCGAGGCCCGGAAAATATCCGAGTCCACAGCTCAGGGCAGACCGGTTTCAGAAGCAGTAAAACCCAGACAAGCCCCCCAAAAAACCCGGGTCAAATCCGCACCCGCCAAACCGGACAAAAATCGTCGCCCCCAGCATACCAGCTGGCTGCCCACCGGGCTTAAACCCAAAAGACAGGCAGCCGCCTGGTCATCGGTGTAA